A single genomic interval of Helianthus annuus cultivar XRQ/B chromosome 6, HanXRQr2.0-SUNRISE, whole genome shotgun sequence harbors:
- the LOC110864472 gene encoding short-chain dehydrogenase TIC 32 B, chloroplastic isoform X2 — translation MLETIKYLLGSTGPSGYGSKTTAEQVTDNCGDLHSCTAIITGATSGIGAETARVLAKRGARLVLPARNLKVATEMKNRFASEFCDSKITVMHLDLSSMKSVRQFVSEFEALNLPLNLLINNAGKFSYEHGISEDGIEMTFATNYLGHFLLTKLLLKKMITTAKTTGVQGRIVNVTSGIHTWFSGDLIRSLGQITRDKSHYDATRAYAISKLANVLHTKELASRLQMMEANVTVNCVHPGIVRTRLTRDREGFITGCCDNMLRCNSSESKKYKWKILCRLQ, via the exons ATGCTTGAAACGATCAAGTATCTTCTCGGCTCAACCGGACCGAGCGGCTACGGCTCTAAAACCACCGCGGAACAAGTGACCGATAACTGCGGTGATCTTCACTCCTGCACTGCCATCATCACTG GTGCTACTTCCGGAATTGGTGCTGAGACAGCTCGAGTCCTGGCTAAGCGAGGCGCGCGCCTTGTTTTACCAGCTCGGAACCTGAAAGTGGCTACAGAAATGAAGAATCGATTTGCATCCGAGTTTTGTGATTCGAAGATAACCGTCATGCATCTGGATTTGAGTTCTATGAAATCGGTTAGGCAATTTGTTTCGGAATTTGAAGCTCTTAATCTGCCTCTAAATCTTCTCAT CAACAACGCTGGAAAATTCTCATATGAACATGGAATATCTGAAGATGGGATAGAGATGACGTTCGCAACGAATTATTTAGGTCATTTTCTGTTAACGAAACTgctgttgaagaagatgataacGACGGCGAAAACGACTGGCGTACAAGGACGGATAGTGAACGTAACGTCCGGCATCCATACGTGGTTTTCCGGCGACTTGATTCGGTCTCTAGGACAAATAACTCGAGATAAAAG TCATTACGATGCAACACGTGCATATGCAATCTCGAAGTTGGCTAACGTTTTGCACACCAAGGAACTTGCTAGCAGGCTCCAG ATGATGGAAGCTAACGTGACGGTAAACTGTGTACATCCTGGGATTGTAAGAACTCGACTCACAAGAGACCGTGAAGGTTTCATTACAG GCTGCTGCGACAACATGCTACGTTGCAACTCATCCGAATCTAAAAAATACAAGTGGAAAATACTTTGCAGATTGCAATGA
- the LOC110864472 gene encoding short-chain dehydrogenase TIC 32 A, chloroplastic isoform X1, with amino-acid sequence MLETIKYLLGSTGPSGYGSKTTAEQVTDNCGDLHSCTAIITGATSGIGAETARVLAKRGARLVLPARNLKVATEMKNRFASEFCDSKITVMHLDLSSMKSVRQFVSEFEALNLPLNLLINNAGKFSYEHGISEDGIEMTFATNYLGHFLLTKLLLKKMITTAKTTGVQGRIVNVTSGIHTWFSGDLIRSLGQITRDKSHYDATRAYAISKLANVLHTKELASRLQMMEANVTVNCVHPGIVRTRLTRDREGFITDLVFFLTSKFLKTIPQAAATTCYVATHPNLKNTSGKYFADCNEASNSEIGCNLKEAARLWSFSEIMISTDFKPVFAPCMA; translated from the exons ATGCTTGAAACGATCAAGTATCTTCTCGGCTCAACCGGACCGAGCGGCTACGGCTCTAAAACCACCGCGGAACAAGTGACCGATAACTGCGGTGATCTTCACTCCTGCACTGCCATCATCACTG GTGCTACTTCCGGAATTGGTGCTGAGACAGCTCGAGTCCTGGCTAAGCGAGGCGCGCGCCTTGTTTTACCAGCTCGGAACCTGAAAGTGGCTACAGAAATGAAGAATCGATTTGCATCCGAGTTTTGTGATTCGAAGATAACCGTCATGCATCTGGATTTGAGTTCTATGAAATCGGTTAGGCAATTTGTTTCGGAATTTGAAGCTCTTAATCTGCCTCTAAATCTTCTCAT CAACAACGCTGGAAAATTCTCATATGAACATGGAATATCTGAAGATGGGATAGAGATGACGTTCGCAACGAATTATTTAGGTCATTTTCTGTTAACGAAACTgctgttgaagaagatgataacGACGGCGAAAACGACTGGCGTACAAGGACGGATAGTGAACGTAACGTCCGGCATCCATACGTGGTTTTCCGGCGACTTGATTCGGTCTCTAGGACAAATAACTCGAGATAAAAG TCATTACGATGCAACACGTGCATATGCAATCTCGAAGTTGGCTAACGTTTTGCACACCAAGGAACTTGCTAGCAGGCTCCAG ATGATGGAAGCTAACGTGACGGTAAACTGTGTACATCCTGGGATTGTAAGAACTCGACTCACAAGAGACCGTGAAGGTTTCATTACAG ACTTGGTATTCTTTCTAACTTCAAAGTTCTTGAAAACAATTCCTCAG GCTGCTGCGACAACATGCTACGTTGCAACTCATCCGAATCTAAAAAATACAAGTGGAAAATACTTTGCAGATTGCAATGAAGCCTCAAACTCGGAAATAGGTTGCAACCTTAAAGAAGCTGCGCGATTATGGTCATTCTCCGAAATTATGATTTCTACtgatttcaaacctgtttttgcTCCTTGTATGGCATAG